Below is a window of Pseudodesulfovibrio sp. 5S69 DNA.
TCGTAGAACATATAAATAACTGTTATAATTGAAAATTCTTAGGTTGTGACTATCTGAACCTATGTTGCATTCCAGCAACTCTTTGTTTTTTTACAACAAGGATGGGCCGGAGTTGTTGCATTTCTACGATTATTTTTTTCTCGCCGACACCACGCGGTCCCGCCCGGAGAGGTCTTTTTTGACCCCAACCCCTTCGAATCGTGGATATTTATCAATAATAATATCTATTATCATTTTTGCCTGATCGTAACCTATCTCCATGAAAAACCGCCCTCCCGGCTTGAGCATGGTCGCCACGCCGGGGAGCATGGCCCGGATGTGATCCAGGCCGTCGGGGCCGCTGACCAGGGCGCCGATCGGCTCAAACGCGGTAACTTCCGGGCTGGCCGCCGCAAACTCGGACTCGCTCACGTAGGGCGGATTGGAGACCACCAGGTCAAACGCGCCTTTCACGGTCTCACGGGTAAAATCGGCCTGGTGAAACTCCAAGCGATCCGCCACGTTGTGGGCGCGCGCGTTGGCCTTTGCCACGGCCAGGGCCGCAGGGCTGACGTCCACGGCCACGCCCTGTGCATTGGGAAAAAGCACGGCGATGGTCACGGCAAGGATGCCGGAACCGGTGCCGAGATCGGCAAAACAGAAGGATTGGTCCCTGGAAAAAGTTTGCTCCACCGCCTCCACAATGTGTTCGGTCTCGGGGCGGGGGATAAGCACGGCGGGTGAGACCGCAAAGTCGAGCCCGTAGAATTCCCTGGAGCCCAGGATGTAGGCCACGGGTTCGCCCGCCTCGCGGCGGGTGACGAGCGCG
It encodes the following:
- the prmC gene encoding peptide chain release factor N(5)-glutamine methyltransferase, giving the protein MSRNIQDVLKECESRLSGVDSPRLSAELLAAHALDCSRLTLNLERGRVLTDDEYAAVNALVTRREAGEPVAYILGSREFYGLDFAVSPAVLIPRPETEHIVEAVEQTFSRDQSFCFADLGTGSGILAVTIAVLFPNAQGVAVDVSPAALAVAKANARAHNVADRLEFHQADFTRETVKGAFDLVVSNPPYVSESEFAAASPEVTAFEPIGALVSGPDGLDHIRAMLPGVATMLKPGGRFFMEIGYDQAKMIIDIIIDKYPRFEGVGVKKDLSGRDRVVSARKK